In Salvelinus alpinus chromosome 20, SLU_Salpinus.1, whole genome shotgun sequence, a genomic segment contains:
- the tmprss3a gene encoding transmembrane protease serine 3 — MADQENTEELAAPAAEESTATVTAPEAEQTDTWKIEVVSVTDEDLPTVDTPTTLNVSPLDSPNDTPLPDTAKPEPTNEHKAPAPAPPSPAMPITKVQPFMNEEKTWCGRFVARRMELLIGASVLMVVILTLGIGLGVGLSCVGKFRCGTSSRCISGSAQCDGVMDCENGEDELSCVRLSGKSSVLQVLSGGVWRTVCAEDWNPALGLSACKQLGYSRYVESRSLPLAAIEQDFQHNLVSINLSQSGQQAIKIHNATSLSKTQCSSGTVTTIKCLECGSRPQFSSRIVGGNVSAPGQFPWQVSLHFQSEHLCGGSVVADSWILTAAHCVYGFAFPSLWAVHVGLTEQPVNGAQALAVQKIIYHGRYRPKALDYDIALMKLAEPLTFNGLVEPICLPNFGEDFEDGTMCWISGWGATSDGGDASDSLLSARVPLISSKACSTPGVYQGYISPGMICAGYLEGGTDSCQGDSGGPLACEDSVWKLVGATSWGQGCADRNKPGVYTRVTQSLKWIHQQMEKEEELNPSEVSTDN; from the exons CGGTCGATACCCCGACCACATTGAATGTCAGTCCCCTCGACAGCCCCAATGACACCCCTCTACCCGACACTGCCAAACCTGAACCCACCAATGAGCACAAAGCCCCGGCCCCTGCCCCACCAAGTCCAGCCATGCCAATCACTAAGGTCCAGCCTTTCATGAATG AGGAGAAGACATGGTGTGGCCGGTTTGTGGCTCGCAGGATGGAGCTGCTGATCGGCGCGTCGGTCCTGATGGTGGTTATTCTCACGCTGGGCATTGGGCTGGGAG TGGGTCTTAGCTGTGTGGGTAAGTTCCGCTGTGGTACGTCCTCTCGCTGCATCAGTGGCTCAGCGCAGTGTGACGGGGTGATGGACTGTGAGAATGGGGAGGATGAGCTAAGCTGTG TGCGTTTGAGTGGAAAGAGTTCAGTGCTCCAGGTGCTGAGTGGAGGTGTGTGGAGGACTGTCTGCGCTGAAGACTGGAACCCTGCTCTGGGCCTTTCTGCCTGCAAGCAGCTGGGCTACTCCAG GTATGTGGAGTCCCGCTCCCTCCCCCTCGCTGCTATAGAGCAGGACTTCCAGCATAACCTGGTGTCAATCAACCTGAGCCAGTCGGGCCAACAGGCCATCAAGATTCACAACGCCACCAGCCTCAG taAGACTCAATGCAGCTCAGGGACGGTGACCACAATCAAATGCCTGG AGTGCGGCTCCAGACCCCAGTTCAGCAGTCGTATTGTTGGGGGTAATGTCTCAGCACCGGGCCAGTTCCCCTGGCAGGTGAGCCTACACTTCCAGAGTGAACACTTGTGTGGAGGATCTGTCGTAGCAGACAGCTGGATACTGACAGCTGCACACTGCGTGTATGG GTTTGCGTTCCCCTCACTGTGGGCAGTGCATGTAGGGTTGACAGAGCAGCCGGTGAATGGGGCTCAGGCTCTGGCAGTACAGAAGATTATTTACCATGGCCGCTACCGGCCCAAAGCTCTAGACTATGACATCGCTCTGATGAAGCTGGCTGAGCCACTCACCTTTAACG GTCTAGTGGAGCCCATCTGCCTACCTAACTTTGGGGAGGACTTTGAGGATGGGACCATGTGTTGGATCTCAGGCTGGGGGGCCACTTCAGATGGGG GTGACGCTAGTGATTCGTTGCTCTCTGCCCGGGTCCCACTCATCTCCTCTAAGGCGTGCAGCACGCCAGGGGTCTACCAGGGCTACATCTCCCCCGGGATGATCTGTGCAGGTTACCTGGAGGGAGGAACAGACTCCTGCCAG GGAGACAGCGGGGGACCTCTGGCATGTGAGGACTCAGTGTGGAAACTGGTGGGGGCCACTAGCTGGGGCCAGGGCTGTGCTGATAGGAACAAGCCTGGGGTGTACACCCGCGTCACCCAGTCCCTCAAGTGGATCCACCAACAGATGGAG AAAGAAGAGGAGCTGAACCCCTCGGAAGTTAGTACGGACAACTGA